A single window of Lutzomyia longipalpis isolate SR_M1_2022 chromosome 1, ASM2433408v1 DNA harbors:
- the LOC129786691 gene encoding E3 ubiquitin-protein ligase XIAP-like, whose amino-acid sequence MAMCLSCICGHASDDDGDEGDMRQESQRLATMEPCTNLTQFAAALALQGFFLVALASPDEVQCYFCGVRLSSWEDDDVPLREHLRHSNNCPLLRGEKTDNVPINARVMVKFLRDVYKKYLSVPTSPYCREDRRLESFDEWPGGDARELARFGFYYVGTGWDVECIFCYMRLDMTPPVVGDIVARHLEAPDCPLFRGRASTNVPLEPEQTNRLIYELAGQRPASDCLVLPAERHEAQEKARKMPRDPRRVSIITNPLNERYVHTPMLRDLHIERNRLKSFHSWRGMADKHELARQGFYFTGIDDVVQCIFCRTQFSNWQPESDILEAHATPGRCPFLRGFETANVPLAAIMEDDSPRNSPLRRMMECDERCREICDETVEDDKMCKICYENPYETVCLPCGHVAMCTQCASAVDRCPFCQQRCSMARLYFM is encoded by the exons ATGGCCATGTGCTTGAGTTGCATTTGTGGCCACGCGAGTGACGACGACGGTGATGAGGGTGATATGCGGCAGGAGAGTCAACGACTGGCCACGATGGAGCCGTGTACAAATCTCACACAATTTGCAGCAGCACTGGCACTACAGGGATTCTTCCTTGTGGCCCTGGCATCTCCGGATGAGGTGCAGTGCTACTTCTGTGGTGTTCGGCTGTCCTCGTGGGAGGATGATGATGTTCCCCTGCGTGAGCATTTGCGGCATTCCAACAATTGCCCCCTTTTGCGTGGCGAGAAGACGGACAATGTCCCCATAAATGCACGTGTGATGGTTAAATTCCTCCGTGATGTGTACAAGAAGTACCTGAGTGTTCCCACGAGTCCCTACTGCCGGGAAGATCGACGTTTGGAGAGCTTCGATGAGTGGCCTGGGGGTGATGCTCGAGAATTGGCGCGCTTTGGGTTCTACTACGTGGGTACAGGATGGGATGTTGAATGTATCTTCTGCTACATGCGCCTGGACATGACACCACCAGTTGTGGGCGACATTGTGGCGCGACACCTCGAGGCGCCCGACTGCCCGCTCTTCCGGGGCCGAGCAAGTACGAATGTGCCGCTTGAACCCGAACAAACCAACCGGCTAATCTATGAGCTGGCTGGACAGAGACCTGCCAGTGATTGTTTGGTGCTCCCAGCTGAAAGACACGAAGCTCAGGAGAAAGCCAGGAAAATGCCACGAGATCCAAGGAGGGTCAGCATCATCACAAATCCCCTCAATGAGAG GTACGTTCACACACCGATGCTTCGGGATTTGCACATTGAGAGGAATCGCCTGAAATCCTTCCACAGTTGGCGAGGGATGGCCGACAAGCACGAATTGGCGCGTCAAGGATTCTACTTCACGGGCATCGATGACGTCGTTCAGTGCATCTTCTGTCGTACCCAGTTCTCAAATTGGCAGCCCGAAAGTGATATTCTCGAGGCACACGCAACGCCCGGTCGGTGTCCCTTTTTGCGTGGCTTCGAGACAGCAAATGTGCCCCTTGCGGCCATCATGGAGGATGACTCGCCGAGGAACAGCCCGCTGCGTAGGATGATGGAGTGTGATGAAAGATGCCGCGAGATCTGCGATGAGACTGTTGAAGATGATAAAATGTGCAAGATTTGCTATGAAAATCCCTACGAGACGGTCTGCCTGCCCTGTGGACACGTTGCCATGTGTACACAATGCGCTTCTGCCGTTGATCGGTGTCCCTTCTGCCAGCAGAGATGTAGCATGGCCAGACTCTATTTTATGTGA
- the LOC129786748 gene encoding catenin alpha — translation MSDFGTIAMKWDPKNLEIRTMSVEKTLEPLVLQVTTLVSTKGPSKKKKGKSKRASALVAAVEKATENFVERGEQIAYENPDITHEMLAAVEEVRKTGSSMSIAAREFSEDPCSSLKRGNMIRAARNLLSAVTHLLVLADMVDVYCLLKSLRVVEGDLDKLQTASSQDELLNNMRQFGNHANELIKKAAKRQQELKDPQLRDDLAAARAVLKKHSTMLLTASKVYVRHPELDLAKVNRDEVFKQVCKAVETISNVAEGKTTDGSDMFSGGGELAAALDDFDDGIIIDPLAYNEMRSRPFLEKRLEEIISAAALMADADCTRDERRERIVAECNAVRQALQDLLSEYMSNVGKKEQTPALERAIGQMCRKTRDLRRQLRKAVVDHVSDSFLETNMPLLDLIEAAKAANEKRVREKAEVFKKHAEKLVEVANLVCSMSNNEDGVKMVRYAAVQIDKLCPQVINAALILTARPSSKVAQENMEAYRMAWENQVRILTEAVDDITTIDDFLAVSENHILEDVNKCVLALQEGYAKDLRITAGAIQGRSVRVCNVVEAEMDNYEPCVYTKRVLEAVKVLREQVMSKFAQRVNVACDALESNSQKDVDENDFIDASRLVYDGVREIRRAVLMNRSSEDLDTDTEFEPVEDMTLETRSRSSAHTGEGTVDEYPDISGITTAREAMRKMNEEDKQKIAQQVELFRREKLTFDSEVAKWDDTGNDIIFLAKHMCMIMMEMTDFTRGRGPLKTTMDVINAAKKISEAGTKLDKLTREIAEQCPESSTKKDLLAYLQRISLYCHQIQITSKVKADVQNISGELIVSGLDSATSLIQAAKNLMNAVVLTVKYSYVASTKYTRQGTVASPIVVWKMKAPEKKPLVRPEKPEEVRAKVRKGSQKKVQNPIHALSEFQSPADAL, via the exons ATGTCAGACTTTGGCACAATTGCAATGAAATGGGATCCAAAGAACCTGGAGATCCGGACGATGTCTGTGGAGAAGACGCTGGAGCCGCTAGTGCTGCAGGTGACCACCCTCGTGAGCACCAAGGGGCCcagcaagaagaagaaag GCAAATCAAAGCGTGCTAGCGCTCTTGTAGCCGCTGTGGAGAAGGCCACGGAGAACTTTGTGGAACGTGGCGAGCAGATTGCTTATGAGAATCCTGATATTACGCACGAGATGCTGGCTGCCGTGGAGGAAGTTCGCAAAACAGGCTCCTCAATGAGTATTGCCGCCAGGGAATTCTCCGAGGATCCCTGCAGCAGCCTCAAGCGTGGAAATATGATTCGTGCAGCGAGAAATCTCCTTTCCGCCGTGACACATCTCCTTGTCCTGGCTGACATGGTGGATGTGTACTGCTTGCTGAAGAGCCTTCGCGTGGTCGAAGGGGATCTCGATAAGCTTCAGACGGCCAGCAGTCAGGATGAATTGCTCAACAATATGCGTCAATTTGGCAATCATGCCAATGAACTGATTAAGAAGGCAGCTAAGCGTCAGCAAGAACTGAAGGATCCACAGCTGCGTGATGATTTGGCAGCTGCACGTGCTGTCCTGAAGAAGCACTCAACGATGCTCCTCACGGCCTCAAAGGTCTACGTACGTCATCCGGAGCTGGATTTGGCCAAGGTGAATCGCGATGAAGTCTTCAAGCAGGTCTGCAAAGCCGTTGAAACCATCAGCAATGTGGCTGAAGGGAAGACAACCGATGGGTCGGATATGTTCTCCGGAGGTGGTGAACTTGCAGCTGCTCTCGATGACTTTGACGATGGCATCATTATCGATCCACTGGCCTACAATGAGATGCGTTCCCGGCCATTCCTTGAGAAGCGTCTCGAGGAGATTATCAGTGCTGCTGCCCTGATGGCCGATGCTGACTGTACACGTGATGAACGACGTGAACGCATTGTGGCTGAATGCAATGCCGTACGTCAAGCACTGCAGGATCTACTCTCGGAATACATGTCCAATGTGGGGAAGAAGGAACAAACTCCAGCTCTTGAACGCGCTATTGGACAGATGTGCCGCAAGACACGCGATTTACGTCGTCAATTGCGCAAAGCGGTGGTTGATCATGTCTCTGACAGCTTCCTGGAGACAAATATGCCTCTCTTGGATCTCATTGAGGCAGCCAAGGCGGCAAATGAGAAGCGTGTGCGCGAGAAGGCAGAAGTGTTTAAGAAGCACGCTGAAAAGCTCGTTGAAGTTGCCAATCTTGTATGCAGCATGTCTAACAATGAGGATGGCGTGAAGATGGTACGCTATGCTGCTGTGCAGATTGACAAACTCTGCCCACAGGTCATCAATGCAGCTCTCATCCTCACGGCACGTCCCAGCAGCAAGGTTGCTCAGGAGAACATGGAAGCCTATCGTATGGCTTGGGAGAATCAAGTTCGCATCCTCACGGAAGCTGTGGATGACATCACCACAATTGATGACTTCCTGGCTGTCTCTGAGAATCACATCCTCGAAGATGTCAATAAGTGCGTTCTGGCACTGCAGGAGGGCTATGCTAAAGACCTCCGGATTACAGCTGGAGCCATTCAGGGACGTTCTGTGCGTGTTTGCAATGTTGTTGAAGCTGAAATGGATAACTACGAACCATGCGTGTACACCAAACGTGTCCTGGAAGCCGTTAAAGTTCTCCGGGAGCAGGTGATGTCGAAATTTGCTCAACGCGTCAACGTTGCATGCGATGCATTGGAATCCAATTCGCAAAAGGATGTGGATGAGAATGATTTCATTGATGCATCTCGTCTTGTCTACGACGGGGTCCGTGAGATTCGTCGTGCTGTACTGATGAATAGAAGCTCAGAGGATTTGGACACAGACACGGAGTTTGAACCCGTTGAGGATATGACACTTGAGACGCGCAGTCGAT CAAGCGCCCATACTGGCGAAGGAACTGTTGATGAGTATCCGGACATTAGTGGAATCACCACAGCTAGG GAAGCAATGAGGAAGATGAATGAGGAGGATAAGCAAAAGATTGCTCAGCAAGTGGAGCTCTTCCGTCGTGAGAAGTTGACATTTGATTCAGAAGTGGCCAAATGGGATGACACTGGGAATGACATTATCTTCCTGGCTAAGCATATGTGCATGATTATGATGGAAATGACGGACTTTACACGTGGTCGTGGTCCGTTAAAGACCACAATGGATGTCATTAATGCAGCCAAGAAGATCAGTGAAGCAGGAACAAAGCTCGATAAGTTAACACGGGAGATTGCAGAGCAATGCCCAGAGAGCTCCacgaagaaagatcttttggCTTATCTACAGAGAATTTCACTGTACTGCCATCAGATTCAGATTACATCCAAAGTGAAGGCGGATGTGCAGAATATCAGTGGAGAATTGATTGTTTCCGGA CTTGACAGTGCAACATCCCTGATCCAGGCAGCAAAGAATCTCATGAATGCCGTCGTCCTCACCGTTAAGTACTCCTACGTGGCATCTACAAAGTACACACGTCAGGGAACAGTTGCG TCTCCGATTGTGGTGTGGAAGATGAAGGCGCCCGAGAAGAAGCCCCTTGTGCGCCCAGAGAAGCCCGAGGAGGTGCGCGCAAAAGTCCGGAAGGGATCACAGAAGAAGGTTCAGAATCCAATTCATGCCCTCTCTGAATTCCAGAGCCCCGCCGATGCTCTTTAA